The genomic interval GCCGACCGGCAGCCCCGAGGCCAGCCGCGTCACCTTCACGCCCATCTCTCGCACCAGACGCGCGAGGTACGTCGCGGTCGCCTCGCCTTCCAAGTTCGGGTCGGTGGCGAGGATCAGCTCGGTGACCGCGCCGTCGGCGAGCCGCGTCATCAACTCGCGGATCCGCAGGTCGTCAGGACCGACGCCCTCGATCGGCGAGATCGCCCCACCCAGCACGTGGTAGCGGCCCCGGAACTCCCTCGTCCGCTCGATCGCAACGACGTCCTTCGGCTCCTCGACCACGCAGATGACCGACAGGTCGCGGCGCGGGTCGAGGCACACCCGGCACTGCTCCGCCTCGGAGACGTTGCCGCAGATGGTGCAGAACCGGACCTTGTCCTTCACTTCGGTGAGCGCGACCGCGAGCCGTCGTACGTCGACCGGGTCCGCCGCCAGCAGGTGGAAGGCGATGCGCTGGGCGCTCTTCGGACCCACGCCCGGAAGCCGACCGAGCTCGTCGATCAGGTCCTGGACCGGTCCTTCGTACAACGCGCGCGCCTAGAAGCCCGGGATGCCCAGCGTGCCGCCCATCCCGCCGGCCAGCGGCCCCATCGTCTGGGCGGCCAGCTCGTCCGCGGATCGCTTCGCGTCGCGCACGGCGGCCACCACGAGGTCTTGCAAGGTCTCGATGTCGTCCGGGTCGACCGCGGCCGGTGCGATCTCGAGGGCGGTCAGCTCTCCGGCACCAGTCATCGTCGCTTTCACCAGACCGCCGCCGGCGCTGCCCTCGACGACCGTCGCGGCGATCTGCTCCTGGGCGGCGAGCAGCTGCTGCTGCATCTTCTGGGCCTGCTTCATCAGCTGCTGCATGTTGGGCTGCGGAGGCATGCGCTGAGCCTACGGCCCGCATCGGACGCGGACCGGGCATGGCGTTGCGAACCTTCAGGTCTGGTCGATCTCACCTATGACTTGAGCGCCTAGACCTTCCTGCAGCAGCGCGAGCGCGGAGGCCTCCTGGTCGGTCGCTGCGCCTTCGTCGACGTCGTCGGAGTCCGCGATCTCCTCCGGGGTGATCTCGGCGACTGGCTCCGGGGCGACGTGGCGCTCGGACTCCGCGGCGGCCGGTGGCGCAGGTGAGCCGGCACCCCCGGCGTTTGCGCTCACCTTGAGCTCCACACCGACCACCGTCCGCAGAGCTGCCGTGACGGTGCCGCTCACGTCGCGAGCGAAGCGCTCGGCCAACGACGCGCTCGAGAACGACAACGTGAGCCGGTTCCCTTCCAGCGACTCGATCTGGGCCGACAGCATCAGCGCGTGCGCGGTGCGGCTCTCGCTGCGAACCGCGTCGAGCACGCTGTCCCACAGCCGGCGCAGCATGACGACGTCGACGGCGCCGCCGACGGCCGGCGCGGGAGCGGCAGGTTCAGGAGCCTGCGCGGTGGAGTGGGCCGCCGGCTCCGCGACAGGCGACGCGGCGGGCGAAGCCGGCGAAGCCGGTACGGGCACGGCTCTCGCGGTTGCGGGGGTCTCAGGAGCCGCCGCAGCGGGCTCGGTCGCCGCTACCGACGGGGCGGCGCTGACGCCGCCCGCGGCGAGGCGGCGTTCGATCCGGTCGAGGCGCGACAGGACCGCGGCCGCGTCGTCGGTCGCCGCGGGCAGCAGCACGCGGGCGCATGCGAGCTCGAGCACCAGACGCGGCGACGTCGTACCCCGCATGTCGACCAGCGCCGTCGCCATGACCTCGGCGGCGTGGGTCAGTGACGCGCGGCCGAGCCGGCCGGCCTGTCCGCGCATGCGGTCGAGCGCGTCGCTCGGAACGTCGAGCAAGCCCGCCTCGCCGGCGTCGGGAACGGCGTCGAGCACCAGCAGGTCACGGAAGCGTTCGAGCAGGTCCTGCGCGAAGCGGCGCGGATCGAGCCCGGCCTCGATGACCCGGTCGACGGAGGTGAACACGGCGGCCCCGTCCGAGGAGGCGAAGGCATCGACAGCCTCGTCGAGCAACGTGGCGTCGGTGTAGCCGAGCAGCGACAGCGCCCGTTCGTAGCTGATCCGCTCACCGCCCGAGCCCGCCGCGAGCTGGTCGAGGATCGACTGCGCGTCACGCGCGGACCCGGCGCCCGCGCGGACCACCAGCGGCAGCACGAGCGGGTCGACGTCGATGCCTTCGCGCTCGCACAGCGAGGCCAGATGGTCCCGCATGACCTGCGGCGGGATGAGCCGGAACCGATAGTGGAAGGTCCGCGACTTGATGGTCGTGAGGACCTTGTCGGGTTCGGTCGTCGCAAAGACGAACTTGACGTGCGGCGGGGGTTCCTCGACCACCTTGAGCAGCGCGTTGAACGCCGCCGAAGTGATCATGTGAGCCTCGTCGATCACGTAGACCTTGAACTGCGAGGACACCGGGGCGAAGAACGCGCGCTCGCGTAGGTCCCGGGCGTCGTCGACGAGTCCGTGCGACGCCGCGTCGATCTCGATCACGTCGAGTGAGCCGGGTCCGTTCGGCGCCAGCGCGACGCACGAGTCACACACCCCGCACGGCTTGGAGGTGGGGCCTTTCTCGCAGTTCAGCGACCGCGCCAGGATGCGCGCGCTGGAGGTCTTCCCGCAGCCGCGCGGTCCGCTGAACAGGTACGCGTGGTGGATCCGCCCGGAGTCGAGCGCTGCGCAGATCGGCTCGGTGACGTGTTCCTGGCCGACCACCTCGGCAAACGTGGCCGGGCGGTACTTGCGATACAGCGCGAGCGACATTCGGTAGTTCGGCCTCCAAGAGAAGGACCCCTCGCACACCCGCCAGAGCCCGCTTGCCCTTGCTGCCTTCCGGCCCTGGGGGATTGGGCGAGGTGACGCCGCGCGAGGGGTCGCGGCCCACTGTAGTGGCGGGCGCTCGCCTCCCGCGACCGGCGGTTGTGGACCTAGGATGGCCGACGGAGGATTCGCCTAGTTGGCCTATGGCGCACGCTTGGAAAGCGTGTTGGGGGCAACCCCTCGCGAGTTCGAATCTCGCATCCTCCGCCGATTGCGCGAACTGGACATTGTTCGCAAAGTGCTAACTGTTGCAAGCGCCCGACACGCGATCTGACCTGCGCGTTTGGGTGATCCGAGCGTGGCCGGTTAGGCTGGTGCTTGCTTCGAGCAAACGCTCGAGTCCCTTTCAGTGCGCCGAGTCCTGTCGGCTGAAGGGGTCGTCTGTGACCACGACAGGACCGGGGGACCCACCCGCGAGGCCGCGTCAGAGAGCGCGTCTCGCATGGGGTGAAGCCGTTGCTTGCAGCGGCCGGGCACCTTCCAGCCCGAACCCGTCAGCTCACTTCGGAGGCGCGAGGAAGGGATCTTGCTATGCCTGCACGCCGTTATCGCGGCCGCCATCGAAAGCCCACCACCTCCGCTCGGGTCGCTGCCGTCGGCGTGATGGGCGTCGGCGCCGCGGCGGCCAGCGTGCTCACGCCGACCGCCGCCCACGCCGTCACCGCGACCGCCACGGACACCCAATGGGACCGGGTCGCGCAGTGCGAGTCCGGGGGCAACTGGCACATCAACACCGGCAACGGCTACTACGGCGGTCTGCAGTTCGCGGCCACCACGTGGAGCTCGTTCGACGGCCCGGGCTACGCCCCGCGCGCCGACCTCGCCAGTCGCGAGCAGCAGATCGACATCGCCAACAAGGTGCTCGCCGCCGAGGGCTGGAACGCCTGGCCGGTCTGCTCGCAGGACGCCGGTCCGGCCGGACCGCCGGACGCGCAGACGCGCGGCAACGCCCACCTGCGCCGCGCCAAGCACCACCGCAAGACGCTCCAGGCCGAGCCAGAGAAGGTCGCCCGCTCCTGGGAGCGGATCTACGTCGTACGACGAGGCGACAGCCTCTACTCGATCGCCCGCGCGAAGCGCGTCGAGGGCGGCTGGCAAGCCCTCTACGAACACAACCGCGCCGTGGTGGGCGACAACCCGCAGCACCTGGACGTGGGCGCGCGGCTCGCGTATTGACTGCGCGAGCTGCGGTGGTGAGCCACTGCGGTGGGCGGAGTTGACATTCACCGGCGGTTCAGCGGAAGTTCCGGCGGAGCCGGGCGCGCCGGGGTTGTGCGCGGCGGCGCCTGCCCATAGCCTGCGGGCAGCGCCGAGCAACCGCTCGGAGCCCGCTGGCGCGCCGAGTCCTGCCGGCCAGCGGGTTACACGTACTACCTCGGCAGGACCGGGGGACCCACGCGCGGGAGACGTCCTCGACCGATCCCGCATGGGGTGAAGCCGGCATTCGTGCCGGCCGGGCACCTTCCAGCCCGAACCCGTCAGCTCACTTCGGAGGCGCGAAGGAAGGGCTGACCGTGCTTCGAATCGCTGGCATCGCCGCCGTGGGTGTGAGCCTGCTCGCGGCCGTCCCGGTGCACGCCGCGCCGAGCGCCACCGACGCCCAATGGGCACGGGTGGCCCACTGCGAGTCGGGCGGCAACTGGCACCTCGACACCGGCAACGGCTACTACGGCGGGCTTCAGTTCTCGGCGTCCACCTGGGCCCACTACAGCGGGCGGCAGTACGCGGCGCGGCCGGACCTGGCCAGCCGCGTCCAGCAGATCGACGTCGGCAACCGGGTGTACGCCGCCGAAGGCTGGAGCCCGTGGCCGACCTGCCGACCTCACTCCTGACGCAGGCTGGCCAGCATCTTGGCGAAGTCGCGGTCGTTGCCCGC from Mycobacteriales bacterium carries:
- a CDS encoding transglycosylase family protein; the protein is MPARRYRGRHRKPTTSARVAAVGVMGVGAAAASVLTPTAAHAVTATATDTQWDRVAQCESGGNWHINTGNGYYGGLQFAATTWSSFDGPGYAPRADLASREQQIDIANKVLAAEGWNAWPVCSQDAGPAGPPDAQTRGNAHLRRAKHHRKTLQAEPEKVARSWERIYVVRRGDSLYSIARAKRVEGGWQALYEHNRAVVGDNPQHLDVGARLAY
- a CDS encoding DNA polymerase III subunit gamma and tau, yielding MSLALYRKYRPATFAEVVGQEHVTEPICAALDSGRIHHAYLFSGPRGCGKTSSARILARSLNCEKGPTSKPCGVCDSCVALAPNGPGSLDVIEIDAASHGLVDDARDLRERAFFAPVSSQFKVYVIDEAHMITSAAFNALLKVVEEPPPHVKFVFATTEPDKVLTTIKSRTFHYRFRLIPPQVMRDHLASLCEREGIDVDPLVLPLVVRAGAGSARDAQSILDQLAAGSGGERISYERALSLLGYTDATLLDEAVDAFASSDGAAVFTSVDRVIEAGLDPRRFAQDLLERFRDLLVLDAVPDAGEAGLLDVPSDALDRMRGQAGRLGRASLTHAAEVMATALVDMRGTTSPRLVLELACARVLLPAATDDAAAVLSRLDRIERRLAAGGVSAAPSVAATEPAAAAPETPATARAVPVPASPASPAASPVAEPAAHSTAQAPEPAAPAPAVGGAVDVVMLRRLWDSVLDAVRSESRTAHALMLSAQIESLEGNRLTLSFSSASLAERFARDVSGTVTAALRTVVGVELKVSANAGGAGSPAPPAAAESERHVAPEPVAEITPEEIADSDDVDEGAATDQEASALALLQEGLGAQVIGEIDQT
- a CDS encoding transglycosylase family protein translates to MLRIAGIAAVGVSLLAAVPVHAAPSATDAQWARVAHCESGGNWHLDTGNGYYGGLQFSASTWAHYSGRQYAARPDLASRVQQIDVGNRVYAAEGWSPWPTCRPHS
- the recR gene encoding recombination mediator RecR, whose product is MYEGPVQDLIDELGRLPGVGPKSAQRIAFHLLAADPVDVRRLAVALTEVKDKVRFCTICGNVSEAEQCRVCLDPRRDLSVICVVEEPKDVVAIERTREFRGRYHVLGGAISPIEGVGPDDLRIRELMTRLADGAVTELILATDPNLEGEATATYLARLVREMGVKVTRLASGLPVGGDLEYADEVTLGRAFEGRRAYS
- a CDS encoding YbaB/EbfC family nucleoid-associated protein — translated: MPPQPNMQQLMKQAQKMQQQLLAAQEQIAATVVEGSAGGGLVKATMTGAGELTALEIAPAAVDPDDIETLQDLVVAAVRDAKRSADELAAQTMGPLAGGMGGTLGIPGF